One genomic window of Vibrio ziniensis includes the following:
- a CDS encoding ATP-dependent DNA helicase encodes MIPKTFSQQGALGKAIPGFQPRQAQIDMAQAVAKAIAGESQLVVEAGTGTGKTFAYLVPALLSGKKTIISTGSKNLQEQLFHRDLPLMVDALGFRGNVALLKGRANYLCLDRLSRQMVESHTNDAADPQLLTQLVKVRAWSSETKSGDLGECDALPEDSMVIPMITSTNDNCLGKECPSYTECFVNKARRKAMDADIVVVNHHLFLADLAIKETGFGELIPEAEVFIFDEAHQLPDIASQYFGQSVSSRQIQDLAKDIEIAYRTEAKDMRQLQKVGDKLVQSSADLRIVLGDSGHRGNWREAMASPSIAREIERVKESLNFAIEVLKIALGRSQLLDAAFERANLIKGRIERVCDVSITGYSYWFDTTQRHFSLHITPLSVADKFHEQIEMKQGAWIFTSATLAVNDDFGHFTHRLGLQPSEQFSLPSPFDYQNQAKLCVPRYLPEPNSPGLADKLVRMLAPVIEQNQGRCFFLCTSHSMMRELGEKFREILTLPVLLQGETSKQKTLAEFMELGNALLVATGAFWEGIDVRGDTLSCVIIDKLPFTAPDDPLLKARIEDCRLRGGDPFAQVQLPEAVITLKQGVGRLIRDKKDKGALIICDNRLVTRDYGGIFLASLPPIPRTRDLDAVKGFLAQLSETEIN; translated from the coding sequence ATGATCCCAAAAACCTTCTCTCAACAAGGCGCTTTAGGTAAAGCCATTCCGGGCTTTCAGCCTCGACAAGCTCAAATTGATATGGCCCAAGCAGTTGCTAAAGCGATTGCTGGAGAATCACAATTGGTTGTTGAAGCCGGAACAGGAACAGGCAAAACCTTTGCGTATCTCGTTCCGGCACTTTTGAGCGGAAAGAAAACCATCATCAGTACGGGTTCTAAAAACCTGCAAGAGCAACTGTTTCACCGCGATCTTCCTTTAATGGTTGATGCTCTAGGTTTCCGCGGCAACGTGGCACTACTCAAAGGCCGTGCTAACTACTTGTGTCTAGACAGACTAAGTAGACAGATGGTCGAAAGCCACACTAATGACGCAGCAGACCCGCAACTGCTCACTCAGCTTGTAAAAGTCAGGGCATGGTCGTCGGAGACCAAAAGCGGTGACTTAGGCGAGTGTGATGCGTTGCCTGAAGATAGCATGGTTATCCCAATGATTACGTCTACTAATGACAACTGTCTGGGTAAAGAGTGTCCGAGTTATACCGAGTGCTTTGTAAACAAAGCAAGACGCAAAGCAATGGATGCGGATATCGTAGTCGTCAATCACCATCTATTCTTGGCCGATTTAGCGATTAAAGAGACAGGGTTTGGTGAGCTGATCCCAGAAGCTGAAGTGTTTATCTTTGATGAAGCTCATCAGCTGCCGGACATTGCCAGCCAATATTTCGGTCAGTCAGTGTCCAGTAGGCAGATCCAAGATCTGGCTAAAGACATTGAAATTGCTTATCGCACTGAAGCGAAAGATATGCGCCAGCTGCAAAAAGTGGGTGATAAGTTAGTACAGTCTTCCGCTGATTTACGCATTGTGCTTGGCGATTCTGGTCACAGAGGCAACTGGCGAGAAGCGATGGCATCACCTTCTATCGCCCGTGAAATCGAGCGCGTTAAAGAGAGCCTCAACTTCGCGATAGAAGTACTCAAAATAGCGTTAGGTCGTAGCCAGTTGTTGGATGCGGCATTTGAACGAGCCAACCTGATTAAAGGTCGCATCGAAAGGGTATGTGATGTCTCTATTACTGGTTACTCGTATTGGTTTGATACTACGCAACGCCATTTCAGCTTGCATATCACGCCGTTATCGGTCGCGGATAAGTTTCATGAACAAATTGAGATGAAGCAGGGTGCTTGGATATTTACCTCTGCGACACTGGCAGTGAATGACGATTTTGGTCATTTCACACATCGTTTAGGTTTACAGCCTAGTGAGCAGTTTTCATTACCAAGTCCTTTTGACTATCAAAACCAAGCGAAACTGTGCGTTCCAAGATATTTGCCTGAGCCAAACAGCCCTGGTCTTGCGGATAAGTTGGTGCGGATGTTGGCGCCTGTCATTGAACAAAACCAAGGTCGTTGTTTCTTCTTGTGCACATCGCACAGCATGATGCGTGAACTTGGCGAAAAATTTAGAGAGATATTAACTCTACCTGTGTTGCTGCAAGGGGAAACCAGCAAGCAAAAAACATTGGCAGAGTTTATGGAGTTAGGCAATGCGTTGCTGGTGGCGACAGGAGCTTTCTGGGAAGGGATTGATGTTAGAGGTGACACATTAAGCTGTGTTATCATCGACAAACTTCCGTTTACCGCTCCAGATGATCCGCTATTAAAAGCGCGTATTGAAGATTGCCGTTTGCGAGGCGGAGACCCGTTTGCTCAAGTACAGCTGCCAGAAGCGGTTATAACTTTGAAGCAGGGTGTTGGACGACTTATTCGAGACAAGAAAGACAAAGGTGCATTGATCATCTGTGACAACCGATTAGTGACCCGTGACTACGGCGGAATTTTCCTCGCCAGTTTGCCTCCCATTCCTCGTACGCGAGATTTGGATGCAGTAAAAGGCTTTCTTGCACAATTATCAGAAACAGAAATAAATTAG
- the purU gene encoding formyltetrahydrofolate deformylase, with translation MERKTLLTHCSDAPGLISKITNICYKHQLNIIHNNEFVDNTSGHFFMRTELEGYFNDHTLLADLDQALPTGAKRKLVGSSRKRIVILVTKEAHCLGDILMKNYDGSLDVDIAAVVGNYDKLQTLTERFDIPYHCVSHEGLERQEHEKELLAVIEQYQPDFIVLAKYMRVLTPGFVEKFHHKIINIHHSFLPAFIGAKPYQQAYDRGVKIIGATAHFVTNDLDEGPIIKQDVIPVDHTFSAQDMAQAGRDVEKNVLSKALNKVINDHVFVYGNKTVIL, from the coding sequence ATGGAAAGAAAAACTCTCCTAACGCATTGTAGTGATGCACCAGGACTTATCTCGAAAATCACCAACATCTGTTACAAGCATCAGTTAAATATCATTCATAACAATGAGTTTGTTGATAACACCAGTGGTCACTTTTTTATGCGTACAGAGCTTGAAGGTTACTTTAATGACCACACTCTGTTGGCAGATTTAGACCAAGCGTTACCTACGGGAGCGAAGCGTAAATTAGTCGGTTCATCACGTAAGCGTATTGTGATTCTTGTCACCAAAGAAGCCCATTGCTTAGGTGATATTCTGATGAAAAACTACGATGGCAGCTTAGATGTTGATATTGCAGCGGTAGTGGGTAACTACGACAAACTGCAAACCCTAACTGAAAGATTCGATATTCCGTATCACTGTGTTTCTCACGAAGGTCTAGAACGTCAAGAGCACGAAAAAGAGCTTTTGGCTGTGATCGAGCAATATCAACCAGACTTCATCGTTCTTGCTAAATACATGCGTGTTCTAACTCCGGGCTTCGTTGAGAAATTTCACCATAAAATTATCAACATTCACCACAGCTTCTTGCCTGCTTTTATTGGTGCGAAACCTTATCAGCAAGCTTACGACCGTGGTGTAAAGATCATCGGTGCAACCGCCCACTTTGTGACTAACGATTTGGACGAAGGTCCAATCATCAAACAGGATGTTATCCCAGTTGACCATACCTTCAGCGCGCAAGATATGGCTCAAGCCGGACGTGATGTAGAAAAGAATGTGCTAAGTAAGGCTCTGAACAAAGTGATCAATGACCACGTGTTCGTATACGGTAATAAGACCGTTATTCTTTAA
- a CDS encoding NADPH-dependent 2,4-dienoyl-CoA reductase: MYPHLLQPLDLGFTQLKNRVLMGSMHTGLEDEKEGLHKLAAFYEERAKGGVGLIVTGGYSPNLRGRLHPFGAEFSSVKHAKEHKIVTEAVHRHGGKIALQLLHAGRYAMHPFSQSASAIKSPISKFVPSEMTPRQIRKTIQAFANSAELAQLAGYDGVEVMGSEGYLLNQFICKRTNMRYDDWGGSYLNRIRFPLEVVRAIREAVGAEFIIIFRLSMLDLVEQGSTFEEVLMLAKELEKAGATIINTGIGWHEARIPTIVTQVPRAAFSWVTEKIKPHLSIPVITCNRINTPDEAESIIASGKADMVSMARPFLADPEFVSKAQQGRAAFINTCIGCNQACLDNVFNGKRASCMVNPRACYETELIVRPATTKKKVAVIGAGPAGLSCATTLAERGHEVDLFERYDRIGGQFRLAMQIPGKEEFRETIRYFANRIDETGVHLHLGAEVNFDMLSEYDEVVMASGVEPRKVDIAGLENSEKVVDYQTLIREKTPVGQKVAIVGAGGIGVDVASMITEPEDNDLDNWLHEWGIDKEIAYPGGLYPYPDSRSEKDVWLLQRRKGNVGKGPGKTTGWVHKRTLEKRGVYMLGGVHYESIDSEGFHINIDGESKLLDVDKVIICAGQVSVRPFEDKWAELSGKLHVIGGAEHAGELDAVRAIRQGVTLAASL; encoded by the coding sequence ATGTACCCACATCTGCTACAGCCATTGGATCTAGGATTCACCCAGTTGAAAAACCGAGTGTTGATGGGGTCAATGCACACTGGATTAGAAGACGAGAAAGAAGGTTTACACAAGCTTGCCGCATTTTATGAAGAACGAGCAAAGGGCGGCGTAGGTCTTATTGTTACTGGTGGATATTCTCCGAACCTGCGTGGACGCTTACATCCATTCGGTGCTGAGTTCAGCAGTGTGAAGCACGCTAAAGAGCATAAGATTGTCACCGAAGCGGTACATCGTCACGGCGGTAAAATAGCGCTACAACTTCTCCATGCTGGTCGTTATGCGATGCATCCTTTCTCTCAGAGTGCCTCTGCTATCAAATCGCCCATCAGCAAATTTGTTCCTAGCGAAATGACACCGCGTCAAATTCGTAAAACCATCCAAGCTTTCGCTAATAGCGCTGAGCTGGCTCAGCTTGCTGGTTATGATGGTGTAGAAGTGATGGGTTCAGAAGGCTATTTACTCAACCAGTTCATCTGTAAACGTACCAATATGCGTTATGACGATTGGGGTGGTAGTTATCTTAATCGAATTCGATTCCCTCTTGAGGTTGTAAGAGCGATTCGCGAAGCCGTAGGGGCCGAGTTCATCATTATCTTCCGCCTTTCCATGCTTGATTTGGTTGAACAGGGCAGCACATTTGAAGAAGTGCTAATGCTGGCGAAAGAGCTGGAAAAAGCAGGTGCAACTATTATTAATACGGGTATCGGTTGGCATGAGGCGCGAATCCCAACCATAGTCACGCAAGTTCCGCGTGCCGCATTTAGCTGGGTGACTGAAAAGATTAAGCCACATTTGTCTATCCCAGTGATTACTTGTAACCGTATCAACACGCCGGATGAAGCTGAGAGCATTATTGCATCTGGTAAAGCGGATATGGTTTCAATGGCTCGTCCATTTTTGGCTGATCCTGAGTTTGTAAGCAAAGCCCAACAAGGCAGAGCGGCGTTTATCAATACTTGCATTGGTTGTAACCAAGCTTGCTTAGACAACGTATTTAATGGCAAACGCGCTTCTTGCATGGTAAACCCTCGCGCTTGCTACGAAACAGAGCTAATTGTTCGACCAGCCACTACTAAGAAAAAGGTTGCCGTTATTGGTGCTGGTCCTGCGGGACTGTCTTGTGCAACGACATTAGCCGAACGTGGTCATGAAGTTGATCTGTTCGAGCGTTATGACCGTATTGGTGGTCAGTTCCGCTTAGCGATGCAGATTCCTGGTAAAGAAGAATTCCGTGAAACCATTCGTTATTTTGCTAACCGTATCGATGAGACTGGTGTACATCTGCATTTGGGCGCGGAAGTGAATTTTGACATGTTGTCAGAGTATGACGAAGTCGTGATGGCATCAGGCGTTGAGCCTCGTAAAGTCGATATCGCAGGATTAGAAAATAGCGAAAAAGTGGTGGATTATCAGACGCTCATTCGCGAAAAGACACCCGTAGGCCAAAAGGTTGCTATCGTTGGCGCAGGCGGTATCGGTGTGGATGTGGCAAGCATGATCACAGAGCCTGAAGATAATGACTTAGATAACTGGCTGCACGAGTGGGGAATTGATAAAGAGATTGCCTACCCTGGTGGCTTATATCCATACCCAGATTCGCGTAGTGAAAAAGACGTGTGGTTATTGCAGCGTCGCAAAGGCAACGTAGGTAAAGGCCCAGGCAAAACCACGGGTTGGGTTCATAAGCGAACGTTGGAAAAGCGTGGTGTATATATGTTGGGTGGCGTTCATTATGAAAGTATTGATAGCGAAGGTTTTCACATCAATATCGATGGCGAATCAAAGCTGTTAGACGTTGATAAAGTGATTATCTGTGCTGGGCAGGTGTCTGTACGTCCTTTTGAAGATAAGTGGGCAGAATTGTCTGGTAAGCTTCATGTCATTGGTGGAGCAGAACATGCAGGTGAATTAGATGCGGTACGAGCGATTCGCCAGGGCGTGACACTGGCGGCATCTCTATAG
- the sppA gene encoding signal peptide peptidase SppA, translating to MKTIFRFIGLLFKGIWKLITFIRIALTNLIFLLSIALVYFLYAYETPAPAVEKKSALVLNLSGPIVEQSSYLSPMDSVTGSVLGKELPKENVLFDIVDTLRYAKDDDQITGLVLALRDMPETNLTKLRYIAKAINEFKASGKPVFALSDMYNQSQYYLASYADKVFMAPDGAVLLHGYSAYNMYYKTLLEKLDVNTHVFRVGTYKSAIEPFIRDDMSDAARESASRWLTQLWGAYIDDVATNRGITAETLTPNMDEFLTLLEQSSGDLAKLSLKVGLVDELATRQQIRLELAKTFGSDGKDSYNAVSYYNYAPTVTPKVSSSSDDIAIVIASGTIMDGAQPRGSIGGDSTAALLRQARNDKNVKAVVLRVDSPGGSAFASEVIRNEIDALKAAGKPVVVSMSSLAASGGYWISMSADKIVAQPTTLTGSIGIFSVITTLEKGLNKLGIYTDGVGTTPFSGIGITTGLNEGAQKVLQMGIEHGYHRFISLVSENRGMSLEDVDQVAQGRVWTAQDAQKLGLVDKLGDFDDAVNLAAELAKLDDYNLFWVAKPLSPAQQFLQDIFGQIKVSLGLDVSSMVPMALQPAANQLINDANLLSSFNDPKGQYAFCLTCQVQ from the coding sequence ATGAAAACAATATTCCGATTTATTGGGCTGCTTTTTAAAGGGATTTGGAAACTAATCACTTTCATTCGTATCGCTCTTACCAACCTAATTTTCCTACTCAGCATCGCGCTCGTTTATTTCCTATACGCTTATGAAACCCCGGCTCCCGCAGTGGAGAAAAAGTCTGCTTTGGTATTGAACCTCTCAGGTCCGATTGTTGAACAAAGCAGTTATTTGAGCCCGATGGATTCGGTAACGGGTTCGGTATTAGGTAAAGAATTACCAAAAGAGAACGTGCTGTTTGATATTGTGGATACGCTTCGTTACGCAAAAGATGACGACCAAATCACTGGCTTAGTCTTGGCACTGCGTGATATGCCAGAAACAAACCTAACTAAGTTACGCTATATCGCAAAAGCGATTAATGAATTCAAAGCTTCTGGCAAACCAGTTTTTGCCCTGAGCGATATGTACAATCAAAGTCAATATTATCTAGCCAGTTATGCAGACAAGGTATTCATGGCCCCAGACGGCGCAGTGTTATTACATGGCTACAGCGCTTACAACATGTACTATAAAACCCTGCTAGAGAAGCTTGACGTGAATACGCATGTATTCCGCGTAGGTACTTACAAATCAGCTATTGAGCCATTCATCCGCGACGATATGTCAGATGCAGCGCGTGAATCTGCTTCACGTTGGTTAACACAATTATGGGGAGCTTATATCGATGATGTGGCAACCAATAGAGGTATTACAGCTGAAACCTTAACACCGAATATGGATGAGTTTCTTACTCTTCTTGAACAGTCATCTGGAGATCTGGCGAAGCTATCACTTAAAGTTGGTTTAGTCGATGAGTTGGCAACGCGTCAACAAATTCGTCTTGAATTAGCAAAAACATTCGGTAGTGATGGCAAAGATAGCTACAACGCTGTTAGTTACTACAACTATGCTCCAACAGTGACACCAAAAGTCAGTTCTTCCAGCGATGATATCGCGATTGTTATCGCAAGCGGCACGATTATGGATGGAGCTCAACCACGTGGCAGCATTGGAGGTGACAGTACTGCGGCTCTTCTTCGTCAAGCTAGAAATGACAAGAACGTAAAAGCCGTTGTTTTGCGAGTGGATAGCCCGGGAGGTAGTGCATTTGCTTCCGAAGTGATTCGCAATGAAATTGACGCACTTAAAGCAGCCGGTAAACCCGTTGTCGTTTCGATGTCAAGTCTAGCGGCTTCTGGTGGTTACTGGATCTCAATGAGCGCCGATAAAATTGTTGCTCAACCAACAACCTTAACGGGTTCAATTGGTATATTCAGCGTGATTACCACCCTAGAGAAAGGACTCAACAAATTAGGTATTTATACCGATGGTGTTGGCACTACTCCATTCTCTGGAATTGGCATTACAACAGGCTTGAACGAAGGTGCACAAAAAGTGCTACAAATGGGCATTGAACATGGATATCACCGTTTTATCTCACTAGTAAGTGAAAATCGTGGCATGTCTCTAGAAGACGTCGATCAAGTAGCACAAGGCCGCGTTTGGACAGCTCAAGATGCACAAAAACTTGGCTTAGTCGACAAACTGGGAGACTTTGACGATGCTGTTAATCTCGCTGCAGAGCTGGCTAAGTTGGATGATTACAACCTATTTTGGGTAGCCAAGCCATTGAGCCCAGCACAACAGTTCCTACAAGACATCTTTGGTCAAATTAAAGTAAGCTTAGGTTTGGATGTTTCAAGTATGGTTCCAATGGCTCTACAGCCAGCAGCAAACCAACTGATTAACGATGCAAATCTGTTAAGTAGCTTCAACGATCCTAAAGGGCAATACGCTTTCTGCCTGACTTGCCAAGTTCAGTAG
- the ansA gene encoding asparaginase, whose protein sequence is MARKHIYIAYTGGTIGMKKSSHGYVPVAGFMEKQLANMPEFHRDEMPEFTVHEYEPLIDSSDMTPEDWQKIADDINDNYEKYDGFVILHGTDTMAYTASALSFMLENLGKPVIVTGSQIPLAELRSDGQANLLNALHIAANYPINEVSLFFNNHLMRGNRSTKSHADGFNAFTSPNIPPLLEAGINIHVSNGVQIGKEPEGKFRVHHITPQPIGVITMYPGISHEVIRNTLLQPVNAMILLTFGVGNAPQNPELLAQLKDASERGVIVVNLTQCLAGKVNMGGYATGCALADAGVISGYDMTPEAALAKLHYLLSQNLSYEEVKQKMQQVLRGEMSL, encoded by the coding sequence ATGGCAAGAAAACATATCTATATCGCCTACACTGGCGGCACTATCGGCATGAAGAAATCGTCACACGGATATGTTCCTGTGGCAGGGTTCATGGAAAAGCAACTGGCAAACATGCCTGAGTTTCATCGTGACGAAATGCCTGAGTTTACGGTTCACGAATACGAACCATTGATTGACTCTTCAGATATGACACCGGAAGACTGGCAAAAAATCGCTGATGACATCAACGACAACTACGAAAAATACGATGGTTTCGTAATTCTTCATGGTACTGATACCATGGCTTATACCGCCTCAGCCCTTTCATTCATGTTGGAAAACTTAGGTAAACCTGTGATTGTAACAGGTTCACAAATTCCTCTTGCTGAACTACGTTCTGACGGTCAGGCTAACTTACTTAACGCACTGCACATAGCGGCAAACTACCCGATTAATGAAGTTAGTTTGTTCTTCAACAATCATTTGATGCGTGGCAACCGCAGTACTAAATCTCACGCGGATGGTTTTAACGCCTTTACTTCGCCAAATATTCCACCGCTGCTTGAAGCTGGTATCAATATCCACGTAAGCAATGGTGTACAAATTGGCAAAGAGCCTGAAGGCAAGTTCCGTGTGCACCATATTACTCCACAGCCTATCGGCGTAATCACTATGTATCCGGGTATCTCACACGAAGTTATTCGCAATACGTTATTACAACCAGTCAATGCAATGATTCTGCTTACTTTTGGGGTTGGCAATGCACCACAAAATCCAGAATTACTTGCACAGTTGAAGGACGCTTCTGAACGCGGCGTGATTGTGGTGAACTTAACCCAATGTTTGGCTGGTAAAGTGAATATGGGGGGCTACGCTACAGGTTGTGCGCTTGCAGATGCGGGAGTGATTAGTGGTTATGATATGACCCCAGAAGCGGCTTTAGCAAAGCTGCACTATCTATTGAGCCAAAATCTTTCTTACGAGGAAGTAAAACAAAAAATGCAGCAAGTTTTACGTGGTGAAATGTCACTATAG
- a CDS encoding YeaC family protein, which translates to MDANQLVAAITPEAYERLLFAVETGKWPEGTLLSQEQRDSCMQAVMLYQSKHNNNADHMSIGVGGEMVFKSKAELKKRFQDNQEDIVRINPNHE; encoded by the coding sequence GTGGACGCAAATCAACTTGTTGCTGCAATTACACCTGAAGCCTATGAGCGTTTATTGTTTGCTGTTGAAACAGGTAAGTGGCCTGAAGGTACTTTACTTTCTCAAGAGCAGCGAGACTCTTGTATGCAAGCTGTGATGTTGTACCAATCAAAACATAATAATAACGCTGACCATATGAGTATTGGTGTTGGTGGTGAAATGGTTTTTAAATCTAAAGCAGAATTAAAAAAACGTTTCCAAGACAATCAAGAAGATATCGTACGTATTAATCCTAATCACGAGTAG
- a CDS encoding DUF2989 domain-containing protein has protein sequence MNITKAIIVLSLPFALSGCLESKKNTDQLCKDNPALQCQRLNVDDGQCRIPRTDLIWHRFEVLKNPTPVNKIEEYNLTSTYRKCLELASQIQTIDQAELKQKRVNALVNAGEDLKRLTTELRKERTPESLYFLWSQEGDHKARREFLQLEGKPELETAELQYALATFYTTRDREKTITLLNRALELSKPDKINIEIFKSLASNYHSAGDKEHAYIWAMVGKEYKVPVASESELVLLYGFDEEKFDKLDEIAETVVKSIKQGQYKKNIVPNSLK, from the coding sequence ATGAACATAACTAAAGCTATTATTGTTTTATCATTGCCTTTCGCATTGTCTGGATGCTTGGAAAGTAAAAAGAATACAGACCAACTTTGTAAAGATAACCCTGCTTTGCAATGTCAAAGACTCAACGTCGATGATGGGCAATGCCGTATTCCGAGAACGGATCTGATCTGGCATCGATTTGAAGTACTTAAAAACCCGACGCCAGTCAACAAAATTGAAGAGTACAACCTAACCAGTACCTACCGAAAATGTTTAGAACTCGCCTCTCAAATTCAGACCATTGATCAAGCGGAACTCAAGCAAAAACGAGTGAATGCGCTGGTCAATGCAGGAGAGGACCTAAAACGTTTAACAACCGAATTACGTAAAGAACGCACACCTGAGTCATTATACTTTTTATGGAGCCAAGAAGGTGACCATAAAGCTCGCCGTGAGTTTTTACAGTTGGAAGGTAAGCCTGAACTCGAAACTGCGGAATTACAGTACGCATTAGCGACGTTTTATACCACTCGGGATCGCGAAAAAACCATTACGTTACTTAATCGTGCGCTGGAACTGAGTAAGCCGGACAAGATCAACATTGAAATATTCAAATCACTTGCCAGTAATTATCACTCAGCCGGGGATAAAGAACATGCCTATATCTGGGCCATGGTGGGTAAAGAGTACAAAGTACCTGTCGCTAGCGAATCTGAACTCGTTTTACTTTATGGTTTCGATGAAGAGAAGTTCGATAAACTGGATGAAATTGCAGAAACAGTCGTTAAATCGATCAAACAGGGACAATACAAAAAGAATATCGTCCCTAACTCTTTGAAATAA
- the msrB gene encoding peptide-methionine (R)-S-oxide reductase MsrB — protein MEKPDEYWKDQLSEEEYYVCRQRGTEAPFTGKLLHNKLTGAYHCTCCNAPLFSSENKYDSGCGWPSFDAPINDQAIRYLEDLSHGMIRTEIRCSACDSHLGHVFPDGPQTTGERFCVNSVSLIFNKK, from the coding sequence ATGGAGAAGCCTGACGAATACTGGAAAGACCAGTTATCGGAAGAGGAATATTACGTATGTCGTCAGAGAGGAACTGAAGCTCCTTTCACAGGTAAATTGCTGCATAACAAATTGACAGGTGCCTACCATTGTACTTGTTGTAATGCACCTTTGTTCAGTTCTGAAAACAAGTATGACTCAGGCTGTGGTTGGCCAAGTTTTGACGCGCCAATTAATGACCAAGCTATCCGTTATTTGGAAGATCTGAGTCACGGAATGATTCGTACGGAGATTCGTTGTTCTGCTTGTGACAGCCATTTAGGTCACGTATTTCCAGATGGTCCACAGACCACAGGCGAACGTTTTTGTGTTAACTCGGTGTCGTTAATTTTCAACAAAAAGTAA
- the gap gene encoding type I glyceraldehyde-3-phosphate dehydrogenase, whose protein sequence is MTIKVGINGFGRIGRFVFRAAQERNDIEVVGINDLIDVDYMAYMLKYDSTHGRFNGTVEVEGGNLIVNGKTVRVTAERNPEDLKWDAIGVDVVAEATGLFLDDATARKHITAGAKKVVMTGPSKDATPMFVNGVNFDSYAGQDIVSNASCTTNCLAPIAKVLNDKFGIESGLMTTVHATTATQKTVDGPSAKDWRGGRGASQNIIPSSTGAAKAVGVVLPAVKGLLTGMAFRVPTANVSVVDLTVNLKNAASYEEICKAMKEASEGEMAGVLGYTEDAVVSQDFIGEKCTSVFDAKAGIALTDKFVKVVSWYDNEIGYSNKVLDLIAHISK, encoded by the coding sequence ATGACTATCAAAGTAGGTATTAACGGTTTTGGCCGTATTGGCCGTTTCGTATTCCGTGCAGCACAAGAACGCAATGACATCGAAGTTGTTGGTATCAACGACCTTATCGACGTAGATTACATGGCTTACATGCTTAAGTACGACTCAACTCACGGCCGTTTCAACGGTACTGTTGAAGTTGAAGGTGGTAACCTAATCGTAAACGGTAAGACTGTACGTGTTACTGCAGAGCGTAACCCAGAAGATCTAAAATGGGATGCAATCGGTGTTGACGTTGTTGCTGAAGCAACTGGTCTATTCCTAGATGACGCAACTGCACGTAAGCACATCACTGCTGGTGCGAAAAAAGTTGTTATGACTGGTCCTTCTAAAGACGCAACTCCAATGTTCGTTAACGGCGTAAACTTCGACTCTTACGCTGGTCAAGACATCGTGTCTAACGCTTCTTGTACTACTAACTGTCTAGCGCCTATCGCTAAAGTTCTTAACGACAAGTTCGGTATCGAATCTGGTCTTATGACTACAGTTCACGCTACTACAGCAACTCAAAAAACTGTAGACGGTCCTTCTGCTAAAGACTGGCGCGGTGGTCGTGGTGCTTCTCAAAACATCATCCCATCTTCAACTGGTGCTGCTAAAGCAGTAGGCGTTGTACTTCCAGCAGTTAAAGGTCTTCTAACTGGTATGGCTTTCCGCGTACCAACTGCTAACGTTTCTGTTGTTGACTTGACTGTTAACCTGAAAAACGCTGCTTCTTACGAAGAAATCTGTAAAGCAATGAAAGAAGCTTCTGAAGGCGAAATGGCTGGTGTTCTAGGCTACACTGAAGATGCAGTAGTATCTCAAGACTTCATCGGCGAAAAATGTACTTCAGTATTCGATGCTAAAGCTGGTATCGCTCTAACTGACAAATTCGTTAAAGTTGTATCTTGGTACGACAACGAAATCGGTTACTCAAACAAAGTTCTAGACCTAATCGCTCACATCTCTAAGTAA